In Nomascus leucogenys isolate Asia chromosome 6, Asia_NLE_v1, whole genome shotgun sequence, one DNA window encodes the following:
- the RPL4 gene encoding 60S ribosomal protein L4 — translation MACARPLISVYSEKGESSGKNVTLPAVFKAPIRPDIVNFVHTNLRKNNRQPYAVSELAGHQTSAESWGTGRAVARIPRVRGGGTHRSGQGAFGNMCRGGRMFAPTKTWRRWHRRVNTTQKRYAICSALAASALPALVMSKGHRIEEVPELPLVVEDKVEGYKKTKEAVLLLKKLKAWNDIKKVYASQRMRAGKGKMRNRRRIQRRGPCIIYNEDNGIIKAFRNIPGITLLNVSKLNILKLAPGGHVGRFCIWTESAFRKLDELYGTWRKAASLKSNYNLPMHKMINTDLSRILKSPEIQRALRAPRKKIHRRVLKKNPLKNLRIMLKLNPYAKTMRRNTILRQARNHKLRVDKAAAAAAALEAKSDEKAAVAGKKPVVGKKGKKAAVGVKKQKKPLVGKKAAATKKPAPEKKPAEKKPTTEEKKPAA, via the exons ATG gCGTGTGCTCGCCCACTGATATCGGTGTACTCCGAAAAGGGGGAGTCATCTGGTAAAAATGTCACTTTGCCTGCTGTATTCAAGGCTCCTATTCGACCAGACATTGTGAACTTTGTTCACACCAACTTGCGCAAAAACAACAGACAGCCCTACGCTGTCAGTGAATTAGCAG GTCATCAGACCAGTGCTGAGTCTTGGGGTACTGGCAGAGCTGTGGCTCGAATTCCCAGAGTTCGAGGTGGTGGGACTCACCGCTCTGGCCAGGGTGCTTTTGGAAAC ATGTGTCGTGGAGGCCGAATGTTTGCACCAACCAAAACCTGGCGCCGTTGGCATCGTAGAGTGAACACAACCCAAAAACGATACGCCATCTGTTCTGCCCTGGCTGCCTCAGCCCTACCAGCACTGGTCATGTCTAAAG GTCATCGTATTGAGGAAGTTCCTGAACTTCCTTTGGTAGTCGAAGATAAAGTTGAAGGCTACAAGAAGACCAAGGAAGCTGTTTTGCTCCTTAAGAAACTTAAAGCCTGGAATGATATCAAAAAG GTCTATGCCTCTCAGCGAATGAGAGCTGGCAAAGGCAAAATGAGAAACCGTCGCCGTATCCAGCGCAGGGGCCCGTGCATCATCTATAATGAGGATAATGGTATCATCAAGGCCTTCAGAAACATCCCTG gaaTTACTCTGCTTAACGTAAGCAAGCTGAACATTTTGAAGCTCGCTCCTGGTGGGCATGTGGGACGTTTCTGCATTTGGACTGAAAGTGCTTTCCGGAAGTTAGATGAATTGTATGGCACTTGGCGTAAAGCCGCTTCCCTCAAGAGTAACTACAA TCTTCCCATGCACAAGATGATTAATACAGATCTTAGCAGAATCTTGAAAAGCCCAGAGATCCAAAGGGCCCTTCGAGCACCACG CAAGAAGATTCATCGCAGAGTCCTAAAGAAGAACCCACTGAAAAACTTGAGAATCATGTTGAAGCTAAACCCATATGCAAAGACCATGCGCCGGAACACCATTCTTCGCCAGGCCAGGAAT CACAAGCTCCGGGTGGATAAGGCAGCTGCTGCTGCAGCAGCACTAGAAGCCAAATCAGATGAGAAGGCGGCAGTTGCAGGCAAGAAGCCTGTGGTaggtaagaaaggaaagaaggctgCTGTTGGTGTTAAGAAGCAGAAGAAGCCTCTGGTGGGAAAAAAGGCAGCAGCTACCAAGAAACCAGCCCCTGAAAAGAAGCCTGCAGAAAAGAAACCTACTACAGAGGAAAAGAAGCCTGCTGCATAA
- the LOC100581717 gene encoding nucleophosmin-like → MEDSMDVNMSPLRPQNYLFGCELKANKDYHFKMDNDENEHQLSLRTVSLGAGARDELHIVEAEAMSYEGSPIKVTLATLKMSVQPMVSLGGFEITPPVVLRLKRGSGPVHISGQHLVAVEEDAESEDEEEEDVKLLSISGKRSAPGGGSKVPQKKVKLAADEDDDDDDDDFDDEEAEEKAPVKKGQESFKKQEKTPKTPKGPSSVEDIKAKMQASIEKGGSLPKVETKFINYVKNCFRMTDQEAIQDLWQWRKSL, encoded by the exons ATGGAAGATTCGATGGACGTGAACATGAGCCCCCTGAGGCCCCAGAACTATCTTTTTGGTTGTGAACTAAAGGCCAACAAAGATTATCACTTTAAGATGGATAATGATGAAAATGAGCACCAGTTATCTTTAAGAACGGTCAGTTTAGGGGCTGGTGCAAGGGATGAATTGCACATTGTTGAAGCAGAGGCAATGAGTTATGAAGGCAGTCCAATTAAAGTAACACTGGCAACTTTGAAAATGTCTGTACAGCCAATGGTTTCCCTTGGGGGCTTTGAAATAACACCACCAGTGGTCTTAAGGTTGAAGCGTGGTTCAGGGCCAGTGCATATTAGTGGACAGCACTTAGTAGCTGTGGAGGAAGATGCAGAGTcagaagatgaagaagaggaggaTGTGAAACTCTTAAGTATATCTGGAAAGCGGTCTGCCCCTGGAGGTGGTAGCAAGGTTccacagaaaaaagtaaaacttgctgctgatgaagatgatgatgatgatgatgatgattttgatgatgaggaagctgaagaaaaAGCGCCAGTGAA AAAAGGACAAGAATCcttcaaaaaacaggaaaaaactcctaaaacaccaaaaggaccTAGTTCTGTAGAAGACATTAAAGCAAAAATGCAAGCAAGTATAGAAAAAGGTGGTTCTCTTCCCAAAGTGGAAACCAAGTTCATCAATTATGTGAAGAATTGCTTCCGGATGACTGACCAAGAGGCTATTCAAGATCTCTGGCAGTGGAGGAAGTCTCtttaa